The DNA segment GCTAATAAGACTTCTTCATCGCTGACACCATACTGTTCTTTCATAATTACAGCACAAACCGGCCCGTGTAAAATTTCTGAACCATAGCTCAGTAAATCACTATTAAGTTCATGTTGTCTGACGATTTGATACATTGAACCTAAGTCATCGTATTTACAATAGTCATGTAAAATACCTGCGAGTTCTGCTTTATCTTTATCACCATCATAGATATCCGCTAATTTAACCGCGGTTTCAGCTACTCTTAAAGAATGTTTATATCTTTTTTCTGGTAATTTATCTTCGATTAACTTTTTAGCTTTCTCTATTTTCATATAACCCTTCCTCTCTAATATAGCTTTCTACTGTTTGAGGAACTAGCATTTGGATGTTTTGATTATTTTTTACTCTTTCTCGTATAGAAGTTGAACTAATATCAATTCGTGGAATATTTATAGCTTTCATGCCACGTTCTACCTTTTGTGTTTCTTTTTCGCGATTTACGACGATGAAAGTTATCTTTGATTTTAAAGCATCAATCATATACCACTTATCTAATTGATTGTATTGATCAGTTCCTATAACAAAAAATACTTGTGCTTGAGGATATCGTTTAACGATATCATTTACTGTGTCATAAGTGTAACTTTGGCCTTTTCTTTCCAACTCGTCTAACCAAATTTCCCCAAAACCTAGTGTTTCGATTGCACCTTTGATCATGTTAACTCTATGTTCACCACTTAAATAATCATCATGTTTTTTAAGCGGAGACATATGACTTGGTAAAAAGACAAACTTTTCTGGTTTGATCTGAAAGTTCACTTCACTAGCAACTATTAAATGTGCGGTGTGAATCGGGTTAAACTGTCCACCGTACAATACAATTGATTGTGTCATTATGGTAATTGAATTTGTTTATTTTCTTGAGATTCTTTATATAGTACGATCATAGACCCGATAACTTGTACAACATCACTTTCAGTTGCTTTACTTAAGTCTTGAGCTAATTCATTTTTATCTTCAAAATTATTTTGCAATACGTGGATTTTAATTAATTCTCTTTTTTCAAGTGTTTCTACTAGTTGTTGCACCATGTTGTCATTGATACCAGATTTCCCTACTTGGAAAATTGGTTCAAGATGATGTGCTTTACTACGTAAAAATCTTTTTTGTTTTCCTGTTAACATATAAATCTCCTTTATAATCGTTTTAATACAGCTTGTTTCATCGTGTTTATATCAGGCATTTGACCCGACCATATTCTAAAACTTTCTGCGCCTTGAAACACAAACATATCTAACCCGTTATAAATTGGATTTCCCTTTGCTTCAGCTAGTTTTAAAATTGAAGTTTTAAATGGAATATAAACAATATCACTCACTAATGTATGAGAGGACAGATTGTCCAAGCTTATCACGACTTCTCGGTTATCTTTCATACCAATTGGTGTTGTGTTTATTACAATATCAAAGTTAGCTAATGAAGTTTCCGCTTCAGCTAGACTCATTTTGTTAATATCTAAGTGCCAGTTATCAAACCGACTTAATGTACGGTTTGCAACAGTAAGTTTTGGTTTCACAAATTGTTGCAATTCATTCGCGATGCCTTTACTTGCTCCACCTGCGCCAATTATTAAAATTTTCGCTTCTTCTAAATTTTCATAGGTTTGTCTTAGACCAGTTACATAACCTATTCCATCTGTATTATACCCAATCCACTTACCATTTTCGATATTAACAGTATTAACTGCGCCAACTGTTTTTGATTGGTCATCAATCTCATCCAAATATGGAATAATGCGTTCTTTATGAGGAATCGTTACGTTAAAACCTGCTAATCCTTTATCTGATATTATATCTTTAATGAGATGAAATTGTTGTTCCGGTATATTTAATGCTTCATATGATGAAGACGCACCTAAAGATTCGAAATTTGCATTGTGCATGACAGGTGATAATGAATGATCTATAGGGTGACCAATTACTGCGTATTTCATTTGATACCACACCTTACATGATAGAATTTCTTAATACTACATCAATGTTTTTAGGGACACGTACGATCACTTTGGCACCAGCATCAATCGTAATAAAGCCAAGCCCTGAAATCATTACGTCTCTCTTTTCTTTTCCTGTTTCTAGTCGAACAGCTTTAATATTTTCTAAATCGAAATTTTCAGTTTGATTAGGTGGGGATAATAAATCACCTAAATGATTTCGCCATAAGTCATTTGCATTTTCAGTTTTAGTACGATGGATATTTAACTCATTTGAGAAATAACAGATTAAAGGTCGTTTGCCACCGCTAACATAATCAATTCTTGCTAAACCTCCAAAGAATAATGTTTGCCCTTCATTTAACTGATAAATACGTTGTTTTATTTCCTTTTTAGGCATAATTGTTTTTAATTCCTGATCTGACACTAGATGAGTCATTTGATGAGACTGTATTACACCTGGTGTATCATACATAAAGGTTGTTTCATCTAGTGGGATATCAATCATATCTAATGTCGTTCCAGGAAATCTTGAAGTAGTAACAACGTCTTTCTCACCTACACTACGTTCAATCAGTTTATTTATTAAAGTTGATTTGCCGACATTTGTAGTGCCAACGATATAAACATCTTCATTATTACGATTCTGATTAATTGATTGTAACAAATCTTCAATACCTTCATTTTTCTCAGCTGAAATTAAGACAACCTCTTCTGCCTCTAGTCCGTATCGACGTGCAGTTTTTTTCAACCATTCTTTAACGCGACGTTTATTAATTTGTTTAGGTAATAAATCTATTTTATTAGCAACTAAAATAATTTTCTTATTGCCAACTATTCTTTTAATTGCATTGATAAATGAACCCTCAAAATCAAAAACATCTACTACATTTACAATTAAGCCTTTTTTATCTGCAAGTCCATTGAGTAAATTCAGAAAATCTTCACTGTCTAATCCAACATCTTGAACTTCATTATAGTTTTTCAGACGAAAACATCTCTTGCAAATGACGTCTTCGCGAAATAAATTATGTTCAGGCACATAACCAGGCGCATCAGGATTCTCAGATTGTAATGGCGCGCCACAACCTATACATTTTAATTCTTCTATTTCAGTCAATCAGTTTTCCTCCCATTTTATATAACCTTTTCGCTTAAAGTGATGCAATAATCTTCTTTCAACTATGCGATTAAATTTCGTAACAAAACCGTCTGTTTTTTTGATTGGCACAACCATAATTGTAAATAATCCACGACGATTCCCACCAAATACATCAGTCATCATTTGATCTCCAATTACTACGATGTCAGATGGTTGTAAATTCATACGTTGAATCGCTTGATTAAAAGCACGACCGCGTGGTTTTCTCGCTTCGAAGATGTAATCAACATTTAAATCTTCACAAAAATCAGCCACACGCTTTTCATGATTATTCGATACAATCGTTACCGTAATGCCAAGGTCATCTGCTTGTTTAAACCATTTCTTTATTGATTCAGTTGGTTGTAACTCATCCCAACCAACAAGTGTATTATCTAAATCTGTAATTATGCCTTTAAATCCTTGTTCAGCTAATTTATTAAAATCGATTTGATAAACCGATTGAACATATTCATTTGGCAAGAAATTTTTTTTAATAATTCCCATATCATTCACCTTTTTATATATTATTAATGAGTCGTACGACGATTTCACTAGACGATTTTGCTGCTTTACCTAAAAATTCTTCAAATGTTATTCCCGCATCTCCATCAGCTAAATCTGAAATGGCACGGGTAATAATAAATGGTGTATTGAATTGGTAACATGTCTGTGCAATCGCTGTAGCTTCCATTTCAGCTGCTAACGCTTCTGGAAAGTTACTTTTAATCTGTGTTTTTTGTTCGGGTGTACCAATAAAGCTGTCCCCACTGACAACCAAACCTGTTTGTGCAACAAGTTGACATTGTTCAATAATTTGAACCGTTTTATCCAATAAACCAACGTTTGTTTGATAACTTTCTGGCATTTGAGGAATTTGGCCTATTTGATAGCCGAATGCACGAGCATCTGCATCATGATAACTTACTTTATCACTTACAACAATATCACCTACATTTAGCTTATCATCTAGAGCCCCCGCAGAACCTGTATTAATAATTACTTCAGGATTAAACTTTTCAATTAATAATGTGGTTGATATTGAAGCATTTACCTTACCAATACCACTTTGAGTAAGGACAACGTCTTTACCTTCGAGCTTACCTTTATAAAAATGAACATGGGCAATATTTATTTCTTCATATTCTGTTAATTTATTTTTTAAAATTGTAATTTCTTCTTCCATTGCACCAATGATACCTATCATTCACACTCACCTCATTAAATTAATCCTAACCTTGATTATTTTATCATATTTATGTAAATACCTCGATCATACATCTATAAATATAAAATAATAACCCATAAATGTTTTCCATACAATATAATGACAAAATGTTGAATCAAATTTGGTGCAAACGCTTACGACCTAACACTTTTGTTATATCACATCATTACCATTACTTTTATGCAAATTATATGGTTCAATAGTTGTAGGAGGTGTAACGTATGAA comes from the Staphylococcus hsinchuensis genome and includes:
- the yqeK gene encoding bis(5'-nucleosyl)-tetraphosphatase (symmetrical) YqeK is translated as MKIEKAKKLIEDKLPEKRYKHSLRVAETAVKLADIYDGDKDKAELAGILHDYCKYDDLGSMYQIVRQHELNSDLLSYGSEILHGPVCAVIMKEQYGVSDEEVLLAIENHTTGRAQMTKTEKLVFIADYIEPGRQTPGIEEIRDLAYNQGSLDNTIYEISKRTVLHLISKDINVFDATIGCLNYYNYSDQRVKDD
- the nadD gene encoding nicotinate (nicotinamide) nucleotide adenylyltransferase, whose protein sequence is MTQSIVLYGGQFNPIHTAHLIVASEVNFQIKPEKFVFLPSHMSPLKKHDDYLSGEHRVNMIKGAIETLGFGEIWLDELERKGQSYTYDTVNDIVKRYPQAQVFFVIGTDQYNQLDKWYMIDALKSKITFIVVNREKETQKVERGMKAINIPRIDISSTSIRERVKNNQNIQMLVPQTVESYIREEGLYENRES
- the yhbY gene encoding ribosome assembly RNA-binding protein YhbY, whose amino-acid sequence is MLTGKQKRFLRSKAHHLEPIFQVGKSGINDNMVQQLVETLEKRELIKIHVLQNNFEDKNELAQDLSKATESDVVQVIGSMIVLYKESQENKQIQLP
- the aroE gene encoding shikimate dehydrogenase, translated to MKYAVIGHPIDHSLSPVMHNANFESLGASSSYEALNIPEQQFHLIKDIISDKGLAGFNVTIPHKERIIPYLDEIDDQSKTVGAVNTVNIENGKWIGYNTDGIGYVTGLRQTYENLEEAKILIIGAGGASKGIANELQQFVKPKLTVANRTLSRFDNWHLDINKMSLAEAETSLANFDIVINTTPIGMKDNREVVISLDNLSSHTLVSDIVYIPFKTSILKLAEAKGNPIYNGLDMFVFQGAESFRIWSGQMPDINTMKQAVLKRL
- the yqeH gene encoding ribosome biogenesis GTPase YqeH; amino-acid sequence: MEELKCIGCGAPLQSENPDAPGYVPEHNLFREDVICKRCFRLKNYNEVQDVGLDSEDFLNLLNGLADKKGLIVNVVDVFDFEGSFINAIKRIVGNKKIILVANKIDLLPKQINKRRVKEWLKKTARRYGLEAEEVVLISAEKNEGIEDLLQSINQNRNNEDVYIVGTTNVGKSTLINKLIERSVGEKDVVTTSRFPGTTLDMIDIPLDETTFMYDTPGVIQSHQMTHLVSDQELKTIMPKKEIKQRIYQLNEGQTLFFGGLARIDYVSGGKRPLICYFSNELNIHRTKTENANDLWRNHLGDLLSPPNQTENFDLENIKAVRLETGKEKRDVMISGLGFITIDAGAKVIVRVPKNIDVVLRNSIM
- a CDS encoding YqeG family HAD IIIA-type phosphatase, translating into MGIIKKNFLPNEYVQSVYQIDFNKLAEQGFKGIITDLDNTLVGWDELQPTESIKKWFKQADDLGITVTIVSNNHEKRVADFCEDLNVDYIFEARKPRGRAFNQAIQRMNLQPSDIVVIGDQMMTDVFGGNRRGLFTIMVVPIKKTDGFVTKFNRIVERRLLHHFKRKGYIKWEEN
- a CDS encoding 5'-methylthioadenosine/adenosylhomocysteine nucleosidase yields the protein MIGIIGAMEEEITILKNKLTEYEEINIAHVHFYKGKLEGKDVVLTQSGIGKVNASISTTLLIEKFNPEVIINTGSAGALDDKLNVGDIVVSDKVSYHDADARAFGYQIGQIPQMPESYQTNVGLLDKTVQIIEQCQLVAQTGLVVSGDSFIGTPEQKTQIKSNFPEALAAEMEATAIAQTCYQFNTPFIITRAISDLADGDAGITFEEFLGKAAKSSSEIVVRLINNI